In Dyadobacter sp. NIV53, a single window of DNA contains:
- a CDS encoding SDR family NAD(P)-dependent oxidoreductase, translated as MKILITGATGLVGSKVARRFLSENHNVFALYRSGSDRSLLQDVEDSIQWVEGDILDISSLETAMKDIDFVVHTAAVVSFVPRDRKTMYTVNIEGTANIVNACLKYKVGKLCHVSSIAALGRPDARKLIPGQDVVLDETQRWEDSPENSEYAKTKYLAELEIWRGIAEGLNAVIVNPTLILGEGDWSKSSTQIFRYVFQEKPFYTEGIANYVDVNDVAEIIYQLLFSDISAERFLLNAGSISYQNLFNTIADSMHKRRPGFRVGAGLASVIWRIEAVRTWLMGTKPLITRETAQSGARKIRYNNEKIKNALKFKFQPIDKTIARVSESLLRKI; from the coding sequence ATGAAAATCCTCATTACAGGTGCTACAGGCTTGGTTGGAAGTAAAGTTGCCCGCCGGTTCCTTTCCGAAAATCATAACGTATTTGCATTATATCGTTCCGGGTCCGACAGGAGTTTGTTGCAGGATGTGGAAGACTCAATCCAATGGGTTGAAGGCGATATACTGGATATCAGCTCATTGGAAACGGCTATGAAGGATATTGATTTTGTGGTACATACAGCCGCCGTGGTTTCATTTGTTCCTCGCGACCGAAAAACGATGTATACTGTTAATATTGAGGGTACTGCAAATATTGTCAACGCTTGCCTTAAATATAAAGTCGGGAAACTTTGCCATGTCAGCAGTATCGCTGCGCTTGGAAGACCTGATGCAAGAAAGCTAATTCCCGGCCAGGATGTAGTGTTGGATGAAACGCAGCGCTGGGAAGATTCTCCTGAAAATTCTGAATATGCAAAAACGAAATATCTGGCTGAACTGGAAATCTGGCGTGGTATTGCGGAAGGACTGAATGCAGTGATCGTTAATCCGACGCTGATATTGGGAGAAGGTGACTGGAGTAAAAGCAGTACACAGATTTTTCGATATGTGTTTCAGGAAAAGCCTTTTTATACCGAAGGAATAGCCAATTATGTAGATGTCAATGATGTGGCCGAGATCATATATCAACTTCTTTTTTCAGATATTTCGGCCGAGCGTTTTCTACTGAATGCGGGAAGTATTTCTTACCAGAATTTGTTCAATACTATTGCGGATTCGATGCATAAAAGGAGGCCTGGATTCAGGGTAGGGGCAGGGCTTGCCTCAGTAATATGGCGGATAGAAGCGGTAAGAACTTGGCTTATGGGGACTAAGCCATTGATTACCAGGGAAACTGCACAATCTGGTGCAAGAAAGATCAGATACAATAATGAAAAAATAAAAAATGCATTAAAATTTAAATTTCAGCCAATTGATAAAACCATAGCACGTGTAAGTGAAAGTTTACTTCGCAAGATTTGA